ttttaaaacattactaaaaccacatttataaaaattgtatcataagtcataacataatttcatagTAGTAATTTTAAACATAAACTTATTATCAGAGTTAAACATCCCagactaactgactatggtgtgtgcactgcaacctctccgagctcctttttgaaaactgagtacctgaaaccaaaaactgaaaccgtaagaacgaagcttagtgagctcccccaaactaccacataccatacaatcatataaaatacagtacaatcatataacatacaatacttgtcaggcatttctggggtgcccgacctacccatgcggccattctggggtgccgaccacccttcggtcctaacaaccgaacctcggggactgtttcacccctaccactactactatcacatatcataacatactatcagacatatctggggtgtctgactacccttcggtcctaacaaccgaactcggggactgttcCCTTCCTACTACCCTAACACATATctcagatcatgctagcatataatcatgacatcacatattgtcagacgtatctggggtgtctgactacccttcggtcctaacaaccgaactctattacTATAACACATcaagctagcatataacatatcaggtagcagCAAAACTAGAGgatatcacaaagaaaatcatctaacacacaactcctactggtgggccgtcattgtggccgtagacccaccgctactggaaggtaacccaCCTGCACTGCTGGAGTTCTTGCTGATACCCTACTGACTGCTATCTGACAACTCCCGCACTGCTACTCAAATGACTCCATGATCTACTAATACCAAttataacacttagtcccaaactGCCATTCaacagtcaaactaagtcaactctggtcaaagtcaaagtcctggtcaaagtcaaccctccagactgactctactcgtcaagtcagcccgttgactcgtcgagttcttatatTCTGAAACTCTCATaatgcgactcaactcgccgagtcaccccaagactcgtcgagttcattgaTCTCCGAttcccatcctgctcaactcaccgagtcgcctcctgactcactgattcgaggcttaaccagaaaaggtttgaggttctgcgaccagactcgccgagtccaaggcagtattcaacagactcgccgagttgttcttccaactcgccgagttcatgctcatgttcatacaactcgtcgagaacatccatgtgacttgccgagtctcttcagttcttaatccatatagtggcttttcgagccatgcaggggctcaaatccatagatccattCCTCTAGAGCCtaacccccacgtaaagtggcaaactttacatgtaaccaaggagttataggcttagaacactctagggctagggtttgcaacaaaggggcttcaccaacaacttattggcctaaactttatgactttctggGTTATTACCAACCTacatctgaggtagcaacctcagatctactccaaactcgaaatagatctcatccatactcaaaatgcccaaaacaaacataagatagatctagatgcacataaGCCCAAACAACATACTATTACCTCGAATGAAGCACCAACTGAAGTaaatcccggatctacaccaGTCCTTTGCAGCAAAGcccttgatcttcaagcccctcTCCAAGACTCTCTCCTCCAAAGCTCTATTCTCTCAAATAATGAAGGCTCACtcaattctagggtttctggaacttaaaaggggagtaaagaggctgagggtgggttataatgtgctttatatagggcacaacctctGGGAATAGGGTTTTTCTcgcccagaccagactcgtcgagtccactcgctgactcgtcgagtcggtcacttactcaatGACCTAGATCCCACTCTGACTCGTCGAGCTCCtcgctggactcgacgagttgactcttgaTTTAGAGCGTaacctttcttttcttggtcttcctaATTCTTGGTGTTACACTACAACTTGCTACATAAAAAGGTTGATGTAGTAGCCAATGTAACAACTCACTTGATAGAAGATATGACTGCCTTCAACAAAAACTATTTGAAAGATCTCAAAGTCAAGACTGAGAAGAATGATAAAGTgtttgagaaagttaaagagtttttTTTTCTGGTTTTACAGAGACATTATTGAAAGGTGATCTTTCGACTCAATCTTCCATTTCACAAGATCCCATTTCTACCATGGTCTCAAACATTGAGTCAGACATCAAAGCAAATATGGCTCCAGTCCTCAATTTGGTAGATCGTCTTCCAATAAATGCTCCACGCCAAGCGCACGTCTCACAAGGGGGAGATAAAGGTGTTGTTCTTCTATGGGATACAGTGAACATACATGAGCAGTTATGGGGAAAGTTATGTATATGCAAATTCCAACAATAATTCCACTGGAGCTAGTTAtcacatcaacaacaacaaccactacAATAGGGATTTTGATTAATGAAGAAGATTGAGGTTCGAGTTCCGCCCTTGTCAAATCATCTTCAAATGTTAATCCCAAAGATAAAGGGAAAAGCATTCAAGTCTTACAAACTAATGAGGAGAAGAAGATATTACAAGCAATAGAGATTGAAAGAAAAAGGCAAATAAACAACATAATGGGTCAAAGGATGAGTTATCCACCAGGTTTGAATAAGGGTGATCCTAACAAGAAGTGGTGTCATGAAACAATCGGGATTGCAATACTCGGTAAGAATAGTGAATTTTTAAAAAGGTATAATAAAAGTTATGTCACTGAGAACTCAGAATTCAATCAACTTGATTTACCAATCAATCATTTGTCATTCACATCTACTCAGTTCAAAATATCTCACAACTTCAATAACAAAGACGAATACAAGAGATTGAAGATTTGCTTTCATGCAGTCTTAGGAAAAATCGAAGAGGAGGTTTGATCATTGGAAATGATTAACAAAGTGATGTCAATTGTGCTTGATGTGTTGTTTGAGGGATTGCTGCAAAACTTTTGTGATTCTGTCATGAGGGAAAATAATGTGGagtttgtgtgacatccccaaaatcacggccagaaaagatcgattttcatttatgcttaaaaattaatttcagagtaaatccttttgatttgaaagagttgcggaatttgttcccaaaaacaaagtatgataaaataatatttaccaaagcaatacattcattatataatcaaaactcgggatgtcatgttccgatacagatcataaagcataaacgataacattacaagtcgttcaacatatatatacatatacagacttataaacaaaacaaattgatgattcatccatcttatgcccttgcgccacttcctgtaatacaaataaaactgagtgggtcaggcttgggagcctggtgagcatatagggttttcaacccacaataaataattatatttaattccaccaaccaacaataacccaattacccattcccgttattctcactttatgtccctaagacaactaacataagggacctagtctaagaatatttcatcgaggcgacaacacatgctttcgggggtttcccgacaatatatgtcaaataaggcaaccatgagggggatggagtacagataatgaacacccaagttcattaacacctacaggtggcgaacctgctagcgttccacaggactgtctagaaaagtctgtggtcatcatctaaactccgctagatgactgaatcaaaaacaacatcgaggcctctcatctgtttatcatacgtcaactatctacccatgttctacccaacatattagtagataaaaatatatatttttatacatagtttaaaactggTATAGCATtttcaatcaatacatattccacataacagatgatgcacacacacataacacgtatttcatagagaataaatcagatctatgagatagaagaaagtgaatatacattcacacatataacagcaaaatatacacataacacgtattttatataaaatacttcataattatgcgttagaagaaagtaactacacactcacttgatcagaagatgatcggacagtactacggcttgtagaagtagtattcttcggcagatctggaagatcttcacaaaaactgaactcctcacgggcagagcttcggctcgggaattgcacttcttgggatcttcggggcttcaggacttgcttcggggctcgggaatgataccggggcttcgggataattcttgcacgaaaaacaacGCAAAAatgcgagagaaagggaagacaTGAGCAAAAGAATCGGCTGCCCTCGACATCCTTTTATATGGGCTGGAACttcgatttacgctgggcgtaatctgaaattacgctgggcgtaatgaggatcaactcgttgagtccgccccttggataatatcggataatttatatttaaattaaatatcgaaaatatttattaaacttcaaaaattcatatcttcctcatacaaactctgttttcgacgttctttatatccacgcgtaggtgagactacgctctacaactttcgtttagactcagttggctaattttgaatttatttttattatttatttttagtaggccgggacaggaaaactccgttataaattcataatttcttcatctgacgtccgttttcgcctatctttttatcgtttcactacaattaacgagatcttcgattctcgtttagattgtttcagctaaaaaccgctcggtctcaaatcgagtattcgggctgcatactgctaagtcgaaacttagaaaaatcataatttcctcatacgaagtcagatttgggcgttctttttatgcacgctctcggtttaacaaaatctacgaatttcatttagatcactaaggctaaatatcgctctaacataaatttcactttttacgtcattcagcgttgtcggttatgtcgcgaaacttcgacaggtcataacttcttcgttataactcggatttcggcgttctatatatcttcggaatccttgtttccaccactacatctttatgcaaagatatcgggcttatctcatactttaatttgacacttattttattattaattcattaaatcataataattaagaaaataaccacataattcacataattcacctaatactcaaatatttcatcgttaatacttcaaaaagagttacaagggttaacctagactattacatcatggataatgcctagcctgaaaacgcgggcgttacatttTGAGTTCATAATTGcagactttcctttgatgaatctGAATGATCTCATCCCTATATCAAAGCTTTTGTGCAATGTTGATGTTTCGAAAGGGGGAGAGGGGAATATAGATGCATTTATTCTTTGATATGGTCACATAAAGGCATTTCCTGAATGCTACTACAAGTATTTAGCAATTACAGACATAGATCTTGCCTTAGCAATCAGTAAAACTTTAAAGGTGCCTCAATCGTTGTTAAGAGGGAATATGAACATTGATTAATTTGAAGATGCTGAGATTATTCATCAACCTTTTGGAATAGTTTTTCAAGGAAAGAACAAGATGGGAAAGCTGACTAAATTTCTTTTCCAAGTGAATGACGTTGAGAGATACACAAACTCTCATTTTTCAAATCTTTTAATCTATATCAATAACTTCAAGATGAATGACAATGAAGAAAAAGAGGAGATCTGAAAAATCATACATGGAGATTCGAAGAGAGCTGTTACAGACAATGAATATTATAGCTTGAAGTTTCAACTATTCTCACTAAGGGAGAGATTGTAGAGTTGAAAGTTGTAGTAAGTAGTAAAAAGCTATATATTTAGGTCTCTTGTCCGTAAATAACGAAAGCTACGCACTTTCGTTATCTAATATATTAACAAGGCGCTTTCTATTTTCGATATGTATGGTCAAGTCCttgtattttttttgtatgtCTGATGTACTCTATAAATAGGGTAAGTGCTTAGGTATAGAGGAAGGAACACTCTCTGATCACTCTTTGTACTCAAAACCTTTGTACTCTTTCTAGACTTAATCAGAGCCGAAGAGTTCTtattaagattttggtgttctttatctCTTTCATATATTCGATTAATTCAAACATTATTTCTAACACTCTTCAAAACCTTTGTTGGTTTCAAGGAATTTAATTGAAACATTTGCAGGTTTCAAAACATGGCTCTAGTCCCATTTGTTGGAAAATCAACCAAACATGAATGTAGAATATatgattaaaaagaaaataaaacacaAATAAACGGACATGAAAACCTGTCTTGAAAATACAGAAGGCACACAAGTGGTATTTTTAGAAAACCAATGTTGAGGGACACGATTATAATAGTGATAAACGAAATAAAATTTAGgatataaaaaaaaaaggaaacttGCATTTAATATTAAAGGTAACAACTAATAACTATCAAATAGATGGAAACATTCATGATATTAAAGATAAAGGGAAAGGAAGGAACCTCGTTGTGGAATTCGTATCGATCAACAACAACACCCAAAGAGCAAATTATACACATTTTTTGTATGTTGATTACACACCAAACATAAATAAGAGTTGATATCCAAACCTTTATCATGCAAATTGATTCTCAAGGGAAGACGATTAAGGTGTCCACACCATAACATTAACTTTAATGGGATGAACTTGTTCCATGGAGTAGGGTTGTGATCAGACAAAGGCAAAGTGCATCAGTTCATGATCAAGATAATCAAGATAATTGCAATTGTAATTTTCAATGATGATATAACACTTGAATAACTGAATATATTTCTATAGATTTCTTGTTTTCTCATATGATTAATATACATATCTAAGATAATTGTAGCGGACCAAAGAGGAAAAATTTAACCACATACACCATCTCAAAAACACCATTACTGCGTGTAGTGCCTTcacataattaaaacaaaaactaCCTGATTGTTGCTACTTTGATCGTTGTTGCTGTGATTGTTGCTGCTGGCGCTCGGGTATCAATTGTCGTGGGCAAGAGAGTACACGAGAAGAAGGGTTTGAGAACGGTATTGTGAAGGAATCGGGATTACCTGCGCACTTTCATGTGATCATCATCTTACGTgacttatttttttcttttttgtcaaTTACCTCATTAAGGACACTATAGTAATATCAAATTAAATTAGATGAGATGCAATATTGATGAAAAATGGCATAATTTTTGTGGGTAGGTATATTAGTAGGAggcaatttaatttctctttttttaaTTTGATTTACTCAAGAGCTGAATTTAATATCCATTTTTTAACATCAATTAGTTGTTTACCTATGATCCTCTAACGATAATCCATAACCCTGTATCACAATCAtaacattttccatatttcaggCATACTATTATTTGGGAAAAGTCAACATTGGTTGCTCCATTAATGGTCGGATTTTATGGATGTAAATATTGAAAAGAAGACATAATAAGATGGTATTGTATACAATAGTATCATTTATTCGCATACATAAAGAGAATCATAAAACAACACGTATACATCATGTGATATTAAACAATATTAAAGTCGAGCTAAATGACTGATATCATATGGAGATGCATCCATGGTTGAAAGTGAAATGTATGACCTTTTTGCAATGATTGTGTTTGCAACTTCTGTGGGGTGGAAAGAATCATAGTACATATACAAATCTCGATCAGGACATGGGATCGAATTTGGAACACATTGCCCATTCGTTACTTGACAACAAGGAACATTTGGATTAGGTATATCTACAATATCCAAACATTTTATTAAGTTAGTACATTCAATATTAGattaaatatgtttaaaaaatatgATGTAGCAATCAACATGAAACACCATATAAATATGAAGATTTTGTACTCTTGCATTACCTTCTTGTGGTGCTGACATGCTTGTAATGTTAATAAATGTGAATTTTGCATCACAATTATGCTCTTTGTTTAGCTTCTCTACAATATGCTTAAGTTGGTCATTAAATAGCTTAACTGCATCATTAATCCACTCAACGCATGGTTTTCCATTAGTTCCATGCAATGCTATCTCACCTGGCATGCAACCTAACTGACCCAGACCAAAGACAATAATTTTCCTAGCTCCCAAATTGTACAACTTCTGTGACATGATTTAAAAAATATAGATAAGGTTTTGTTGAACACTTAATTATAATAGATAAAGTATTTTTAAAACTATGTAATTataatatgtaaagtattaaagaTCACAAAATATTGGAAACTAAATTGAGAAGTGTGATAACCTTTGAACCATATTATACTTGCAAGGAATATAAGATTCGCAATAAGAATGGCCAAGAGAGCCTATATTATGTAAAATCAGACCAAATATTATAGTATTTATACCGTTAGTTGTTCATAGTATTGTTCCGCAAGGACTACTGCATATTCCTCAACAGTATATATATTACTCGTGTTGTAAATACTAGGTATGAAGTAGTTGCTGACGTAATCATTGCTTCCAATATCTGCTAAGTAAATGCATTTCATAAGGTATTCATTGGTAAATGTCTTGTTTCTTTGCAAGGCATAAATGCGTGAAATTGTTGTTACGTGATTAAGTAATTGCCTATCCAAACTGATCCGATCACCCTGCAGTGAAGTAATAAACGAAACAAAATTATAtgctttattttttta
The genomic region above belongs to Lactuca sativa cultivar Salinas chromosome 4, Lsat_Salinas_v11, whole genome shotgun sequence and contains:
- the LOC111886824 gene encoding GDSL esterase/lipase At1g29670, producing MTRDQLSLFLRILIFVGLLHSQASCKPQVPCYFIFGDSLVDSGNNNGLKTAVKANFPPYGIDFPESVTGRFTNGRTVADIIGQYLGFVNFIPPYATVTDQVISTGVNYGSGAAGIREESGNFVGDRISLDRQLLNHVTTISRIYALQRNKTFTNEYLMKCIYLADIGSNDYVSNYFIPSIYNTSNIYTVEEYAVVLAEQYYEQLTKLYNLGARKIIVFGLGQLGCMPGEIALHGTNGKPCVEWINDAVKLFNDQLKHIVEKLNKEHNCDAKFTFINITSMSAPQEDIPNPNVPCCQVTNGQCVPNSIPCPDRDLYMYYDSFHPTEVANTIIAKRSYISLSTMDASPYDISHLARL